Proteins from a genomic interval of Rosa chinensis cultivar Old Blush chromosome 2, RchiOBHm-V2, whole genome shotgun sequence:
- the LOC112189276 gene encoding uncharacterized protein LOC112189276 — translation MDSCSFDNVKAEKASAMRRYNRLRTIARLFRLAELCVAAVLLSWTFTRLPFALRISLDYLRLFSGVVSSPLFVFLVCNAIIVSLFAKSRNVTASASPQDPKDDVETQLYDEFTNNCGGKMSNSGDDVLSSVKEEVVYQDKQIISEVNAADPKPETDPNSGAESDSDSDSGLEFPKAIRRTKSEKFERVVPAKLKRSDTEHCRKMLRSGEETVPEDFDPEDDLSNEEFQRAIEAFIEKQKRFRHQEESLAIVLQNQS, via the coding sequence ATGGACTCGTGCAGTTTCGACAACGTCAAGGCGGAGAAAGCCAGCGCCATGCGGAGGTACAACCGTCTCCGCACCATCGCCAGGCTTTTCCGCCTCGCCGAGCTCTGCGTCGCCGCCGTCTTGCTCTCCTGGACCTTCACTCGCCTCCCCTTCGCCCTCCGCATCTCCCTCGACTACCTCCGCCTCTTCTCCGGCGTCGTTTCGAGCCCTCTCTTCGTCTTCCTCGTCTGCAACGCCATCATCGTCTCTCTCTTCGCCAAGTCCCGCAACGTCACCGCCTCCGCCTCGCCTCAGGATCCGAAGGACGACGTGGAGACTCAACTTTACGATGAGTTCACCAACAACTGCGGCGGAAAGATGTCGAACTCCGGTGACGACGTCCTCTCCAGTGTGAAAGAGGAGGTTGTGTATCAGGACAAGCAGATCATCTCCGAGGTGAACGCCGCCGATCCTAAACCTGAAACCGACCCGAACTCCGGCGCTGAGTCAGACTCGGACTCGGATTCGGGTTTGGAGTTTCCGAAAGCTATCCGGAGGACGAAGTCGGAGAAGTTCGAGAGAGTTGTTCCGGCGAAGCTAAAAAGGTCGGACACGGAGCATTGCCGGAAAATGCTGAGGTCCGGCGAGGAAACTGTGCCGGAAGATTTCGATCCAGAGGACGACTTGAGCAACGAGGAGTTTCAGCGCGCCATTGAAGCTTTCATTGAGAAGCAGAAGAGGTTTCGTCATCAGGAAGAGTCTCTGGCCATTGTGCTTCAAAACCAGAGctga
- the LOC112190020 gene encoding lipid phosphate phosphatase epsilon 1, chloroplastic isoform X2, with protein sequence MTSSTAISFLQPKLQFFPCPFCSLKSLKPFSSPKFPISKLAFSGGLDPKKAPPLRNRVMGSNNSMLELTNLLPFRNNANGHETVRVLQREECSDGSEDSGPGNADNGLESTLNRLSKWLVSGLFAVVILCRHDAEALWAAMGSVVNSTLSIVLKKILNQDRPIPSVRSEPGMPSSHSQSIFYIFMFAILSFVEWLGINEITIIIGALALAFGAYL encoded by the exons ATGACATCATCAACCGCCATTAGTTTTCTCCAACCCAAACTCCAATTCTTCCCCTGCCCTTTTTGCAGCCTCAAATCGTTAAAACCCTTCTCCTCTCCCAAATTTCCCATATCGAAATTGGCCTTCTCCGGTGGATTAGACCCCAAGAAAGCTCCTCCACTTAGAAACAGGGTCATGGGTTCCAACAATAGCATGCTTGAGCTAACAAATTTGCTCCCTTTTCGGAACAACGCTAATGGCCACGAAACTGTTAGGGTGCTCCAACGAGAAGAATGTTCTGATGGGTCTGAGGATTCGGGCCCTGGAAATGCGGATAATGGGCTCGAGTCCACTCTCAATCGATTG AGTAAGTGGCTTGTGTCTGGCCTTTTTGCTGTGGTGATACTATGTAGGCATGATGCAGAAGCTTTGTGGGCTGCAATGGGGTCTGTGGTGAATTCCACACTTTCTATTGTACTGAAAAAGATACTAAATCAAGATAGGCCTATTCCTTCTGTGAGATCTGAGCCTGGAATGCCGTCTTCGCATTCCCAATCCATCTTCTACATTTTTATGTTTGCAATTCTTTCAT TTGTGGAATGGCTGGGGATAAATGAGATTACCATAATTATTGGTGCTCTTGCCTTGGCATTTGGTGCATATCTT TAA
- the LOC112190020 gene encoding lipid phosphate phosphatase epsilon 2, chloroplastic isoform X1, with translation MTSSTAISFLQPKLQFFPCPFCSLKSLKPFSSPKFPISKLAFSGGLDPKKAPPLRNRVMGSNNSMLELTNLLPFRNNANGHETVRVLQREECSDGSEDSGPGNADNGLESTLNRLSKWLVSGLFAVVILCRHDAEALWAAMGSVVNSTLSIVLKKILNQDRPIPSVRSEPGMPSSHSQSIFYIFMFAILSFVEWLGINEITIIIGALALAFGAYLSWLRVSQRLHTMSQVVVGAAIGTIFSILWYWSWNAVVHEAFTSFLWVRIVVVLGAAGFCAGFLLYVIRYWIRDDR, from the exons ATGACATCATCAACCGCCATTAGTTTTCTCCAACCCAAACTCCAATTCTTCCCCTGCCCTTTTTGCAGCCTCAAATCGTTAAAACCCTTCTCCTCTCCCAAATTTCCCATATCGAAATTGGCCTTCTCCGGTGGATTAGACCCCAAGAAAGCTCCTCCACTTAGAAACAGGGTCATGGGTTCCAACAATAGCATGCTTGAGCTAACAAATTTGCTCCCTTTTCGGAACAACGCTAATGGCCACGAAACTGTTAGGGTGCTCCAACGAGAAGAATGTTCTGATGGGTCTGAGGATTCGGGCCCTGGAAATGCGGATAATGGGCTCGAGTCCACTCTCAATCGATTG AGTAAGTGGCTTGTGTCTGGCCTTTTTGCTGTGGTGATACTATGTAGGCATGATGCAGAAGCTTTGTGGGCTGCAATGGGGTCTGTGGTGAATTCCACACTTTCTATTGTACTGAAAAAGATACTAAATCAAGATAGGCCTATTCCTTCTGTGAGATCTGAGCCTGGAATGCCGTCTTCGCATTCCCAATCCATCTTCTACATTTTTATGTTTGCAATTCTTTCAT TTGTGGAATGGCTGGGGATAAATGAGATTACCATAATTATTGGTGCTCTTGCCTTGGCATTTGGTGCATATCTT TCGTGGTTACGAGTTTCGCAGCGACTTCATACGATGAGCCAAGTGGTTGTGGGTGCTGCAATTGGAACCATCTTCTCCATTTTGTGGTACTGGTCATGGAATGCTGTTGTGCATGAAGCATTTACTTCCTTTTTGTGGGTTCGAATAGTTGTTGTTTTGGGGGCAGCTGGATTTTGTGCAGGATTCCTTTTGTATGTGATTCGTTATTGGATTAGGGATGACCGATGA
- the LOC112190021 gene encoding lipid phosphate phosphatase epsilon 2, chloroplastic encodes MASSIIVELINLPNGDIVLEQENYNSGLETTVDRLWLGFCCVQSKWLVPGLFAVGILCRHDAEAMWAAVGYLANTMLAIMIKRILTQERRAASGVSVPSLHAQSIFYIVIFAISSVVHSLGINVITLTMSGFALAFSSYLSWIPVSHRLHTLSQVIVGGTLGTIFSILWYWSWNVAVHEPYVFRLLGSNS; translated from the exons ATGGCTTCCAGCATCATTGTTGAGCTGATTAATTTGCCTAATGGCGACATAGTGCTTGAACAGGAAAACTATAATTCTGGCCTCGAAACCACTGTTGACCGATTG TGGCTTGGCTTTTGCTGCGTCCAGAGCAAGTGGCTTGTACCTGGACTTTTTGCTGTTGGAATACTATGTAGGCATGATGCAGAAGCTATGTGGGCTGCCGTGGGGTATTTGGCGAATACTATGCTCGCTATCATGATCAAACGAATACTGACTCAAGAGAGACGTGCTGCCTCTGGTGTCTCAGTGCCGTCTTTGCATGCGCAATCTATCTTCTACATTGTTATATTTGCCATTTCTTCAG TTGTGCATTCTCTAGGGATAAATGTGATAACGCTGACCATGAGTGGATTTGCCTTGGCATTTAGCTCATATCTT TCATGGATACCAGTCTCACATCGACTTCATACTCTGAGCCAAGTGATTGTGGGTGGTACCCTTGGGACCATTTTCTCCATTCTATGGTACTGGTCATGGAATGTCGCTGTGCACGAACCATATGTATTTCGACTTCTGGGTTCAAATAGTTAG
- the LOC112190019 gene encoding putative pentatricopeptide repeat-containing protein At3g47840: protein MVLTIRPQIRRIFTSSAFARPECRTLLVPESKTEQLEQKTHRSNHVDMLELNSQLKQLVKIGNVKDARKMFDEMPKRDEVSWTNMISGYVGVSDSSAALALFSNMWVQPGLCMDPFLLSIALKACGLGRNLSYGEVVHGYSVKSGFVNSVFVGSALLDMYMKVGEIEKGCRVFDAMPLRNVVSWTTIITGLVRAGYNVEGLRYFAEMWRCRVQCDAYAFAISLKACADLGALKCGREIHTQTMKKGFDENSFVANSLATMYNKCGKLDYGVQLFTNMRTQDVVSWTAIITSYFWTGQEDHAIKAFMRMQESGVHPNEYTFAAVISGCANLARVEWGEQLHANVLRLGLADSLSVGNSVIAMYAKCGRLASASVVFHEMGRKDIVSWTTVIAGYSQAGYGEEAFKYLSWMRREEPKPNEYAFASVLSVCGSMAMLEQGKQLHAHVLTVGLDSEAMVQSALVNLYSKCGSIQEAAKIFDVTKAKDDDVISWTSMINGYAQHGYYHEAIDLFEKLPTVGLKPDSVTFIGVLAACSHAGLVDLGFHYFNSMSNEFKISPSKEHYGCMIDLLCRAGRLSEAEHMIKSMPVQQDDVVWSTLLTACRLHGDVDCGRHAAEEILKLNPNCAVTHITLAGIYAAKGMWREAAEVRRMMRSKGVIKEPGWSGIEVKNGISVFVAGDRSHPQGDEIYSVLELLDSKAEISTRETVLH from the coding sequence ATGGTTTTAACCATTAGACCTCAAATTCGAAGAATATTTACCAGTTCGGCCTTTGCTCGCCCAGAATGTAGAACCCTTCTGGTTCCCGAATCAAAAACAGAGCAACTAGAGCAGAAAACCCATCGCTCTAATCATGTAGATATGCTCGAACTCAACTCTCAACTGAAGCAGCTAGTCAAAATTGGTAATGTCAAAGACGCCCGGAAGATGTTCGATGAAATGCCAAAGAGAGATGAGGTTTCATGGACCAATATGATTTCAGGCTATGTTGGAGTCTCTGATTCCTCTGCAGCATTGGCTCTGTTCTCAAACATGTGGGTGCAGCCAGGTCTCTGCATGGACCCTTTTCTTCTCAGCATTGCGCTCAAGGCTTGTGGACTTGGAAGGAACTTGTCTTATGGGGAAGTTGTACATGGGTACTCGGTGAAATCGGGTTTTGTGAACTCAGTCTTTGTGGGTAGTGCTCTTCTTGACATGTATATGAAGGTTGGTGAGATTGAGAAGGGTTGTAGAGTTTTCGACGCAATGCCGCTGAGAAATGTGGTGTCTTGGACTACCATTATCACTGGTCTCGTTCGCGCAGGTTATAATGTGGAGGGGTTGCGATATTTTGCTGAAATGTGGAGGTGTAGGGTGCAATGTGATGCGTATGCGTTTGCTATCTCGTTGAAGGCGTGTGCTGATTTGGGTGCTTTGAAGTGTGGGAGAGAAATTCACACGCAAACGATGAAGAAAGGGTTTGATGAGAACTCTTTCGTAGCCAACTCTCTTGCTACCATGTACAATAAATGTGGAAAATTGGACTATGGGGTGCAGTTGTTCACGAACATGAGGACGCAGGATGTTGTTTCGTGGACAGCAATCATTACATCGTATTTTTGGACGGGTCAAGAGGACCATGCAATCAAAGCATTTATGCGAATGCAGGAATCTGGTGTGCATCCTAATGAATACACTTTTGCAGCCGTTATCTCCGGATGTGCCAATCTTGCTAGAGTTGAATGGGGTGAACAATTGCATGCCAACGTGTTACGCTTGGGTCTTGCGGATTCTTTGTCAGTGGGAAATTCAGTTATAGCCATGTATGCTAAATGTGGGCGTTTGGCTTCAGCTTCTGTTGTGTTTCATGAGATGGGCAGAAAAGATATTGTTTCATGGACCACTGTAATTGCAGGGTATTCTCAAGCAGGTTATGGGGAAGAAGCTTTCAAGTATTTGTCGTGGATGAGAAGGGAAGAACCAAAACCAAACGAGTATGCTTTTGCGAGTGTATTAAGTGTTTGTGGAAGCATGGCAATGCTTGAGCAAGGCAAGCAATTGCATGCTCATGTCCTAACGGTAGGTCTAGATTCTGAAGCTATGGTACAAAGTGCCTTAGTCAATCTGTACTCGAAATGTGGAAGTATACAAGAGGCTGCAAAAATCTTTGATGTGACAAAAGCAAAAGATGATGATGTTATTTCATGGACGTCCATGATTAATGGATATGCTCAACATGGGTACTACCACGAAGCCATTGATCTGTTTGAGAAGCTTCCTACGGTTGGTCTGAAACCGGACTCAGTGACCTTCATTGGTGTTCTTGCCGCGTGTAGCCATGCTGGACTAGTTGATCTTGGTTTTCACTACTTCAATTCAATGAGCAATGAATTTAAGATTAGTCCTTCAAAAGAACACTACGGCTGCATGATTGATCTCCTTTGTCGAGCTGGACGGTTAAGTGAAGCAGAGCACATGATCAAAAGTATGCCAGTTCAACAGGATGATGTTGTCTGGTCTACTCTACTTACAGCATGTCGTCTCCATGGTGATGTTGACTGCGGAAGACACGCTGCAGAGGAGATTCTTAAATTAAATCCTAATTGTGCAGTGACTCACATAACGCTAGCTGGTATTTATGCTGCCAAAGGAATGTGGAGGGAAGCCGCAGAGGTAAGGAGAATGATGAGATCAAAGGGCGTAATTAAGGAACCCGGATGGTCTGGGATAGAGGTCAAGAATGGGATTTCTGTGTTTGTTGCTGGAGATAGGTCTCATCCACAAGGTGATGAGATATATAGTGTGCTGGAATTACTAGATTCAAAGGCAGAGATTTCTACTCGGGAAACAGTTCTTCATTAG